One window of Syngnathus acus chromosome 16, fSynAcu1.2, whole genome shotgun sequence genomic DNA carries:
- the pycard gene encoding apoptosis-associated speck-like protein containing a CARD isoform X6 has translation MPTKKDIVKDALEDLSKINFKKFCDALVDRRGDRKVAKNKVQDKDFMDVTNVLVSSFTEDETPAVVIELLKSIKCFDEAKNLGNLIAEHFPKSSASKEEHFVDKHRTELIERVTNIPPILNLLLKKKVIQDPVYEEICDTKGNPEKMTKIYRQALKSGICAKDIFFEILKDKEPLLVEDLEKKA, from the exons atgccCACTAAAAAGGACATCGTGAAGGACGCGCTGGAAGACCTGTCCAAGATAAACTTCAAAAAGTTCTGTGATGCTCTGGTGGATCGCCGCGGTGACAGAAAGGTGGCGAAAAACAAAGTGCAGGATAAGGACTTCATGGACGTAACCAACGTGCTGGTGTCCTCTTTCACCGAGGACGAAACTCCAGCCGTGGTCATCGAATTGCTCAAGTCCATCAAATGCTTCGATGAGGCCAAAAATCTCGGTA ACCTGATTGCCGAACATTTCCCAAAGTCATCTGCTAGCAAAG AGGAGCACTTTGTGGACAAGCATAGGACGGAGCTAATTGAGCGCGTGACCAACATCCCTCCAATTCTGAACCTTCTGCTGAAAAAGAAGGTCATCCAGGATCCGGTCTATGAGGAAATCTGCGATACAAAGGGCAACCCGGAAAAGATGACCAAGATCTACAGGCAGGCTCTCAAGTCTGGCATTTGTGCCAAGGACATTTTCTTTGAAATCCTCAAGGATAAAGAGCCATTGCTCGTGGAGGACCTGGAGAAAAAAGCGTAG
- the pycard gene encoding apoptosis-associated speck-like protein containing a CARD isoform X5, whose translation MPTKKDIVKDALEDLSKINFKKFCDALVDRRGDRKVAKNKVQDKDFMDVTNVLVSSFTEDETPAVVIELLKSIKCFDEAKNLEDLIAEHFPKSSASKATAAAGAAGETTCSSEEHFVDKHRTELIERVTNIPPILNLLLKKKVIQDPVYEEICDTKGNPEKMTKIYRQALKSGICAKDIFFEILKDKEPLLVEDLEKKA comes from the exons atgccCACTAAAAAGGACATCGTGAAGGACGCGCTGGAAGACCTGTCCAAGATAAACTTCAAAAAGTTCTGTGATGCTCTGGTGGATCGCCGCGGTGACAGAAAGGTGGCGAAAAACAAAGTGCAGGATAAGGACTTCATGGACGTAACCAACGTGCTGGTGTCCTCTTTCACCGAGGACGAAACTCCAGCCGTGGTCATCGAATTGCTCAAGTCCATCAAATGCTTCGATGAGGCCAAAAATCTCG AGGACCTGATTGCCGAACATTTCCCAAAGTCATCTGCTAGCAAAG CAACCGCAGCAGCCGGCGCTGCGGGTGAGACTACATGCTCCAGCG AGGAGCACTTTGTGGACAAGCATAGGACGGAGCTAATTGAGCGCGTGACCAACATCCCTCCAATTCTGAACCTTCTGCTGAAAAAGAAGGTCATCCAGGATCCGGTCTATGAGGAAATCTGCGATACAAAGGGCAACCCGGAAAAGATGACCAAGATCTACAGGCAGGCTCTCAAGTCTGGCATTTGTGCCAAGGACATTTTCTTTGAAATCCTCAAGGATAAAGAGCCATTGCTCGTGGAGGACCTGGAGAAAAAAGCGTAG
- the pycard gene encoding apoptosis-associated speck-like protein containing a CARD isoform X7: protein MPTKKDIVKDALEDLSKINFKKFCDALVDRRGDRKVAKNKVQDKDFMDVTNVLVSSFTEDETPAVVIELLKSIKCFDEAKNLEDLIAEHFPKSSASKEEHFVDKHRTELIERVTNIPPILNLLLKKKVIQDPVYEEICDTKGNPEKMTKIYRQALKSGICAKDIFFEILKDKEPLLVEDLEKKA, encoded by the exons atgccCACTAAAAAGGACATCGTGAAGGACGCGCTGGAAGACCTGTCCAAGATAAACTTCAAAAAGTTCTGTGATGCTCTGGTGGATCGCCGCGGTGACAGAAAGGTGGCGAAAAACAAAGTGCAGGATAAGGACTTCATGGACGTAACCAACGTGCTGGTGTCCTCTTTCACCGAGGACGAAACTCCAGCCGTGGTCATCGAATTGCTCAAGTCCATCAAATGCTTCGATGAGGCCAAAAATCTCG AGGACCTGATTGCCGAACATTTCCCAAAGTCATCTGCTAGCAAAG AGGAGCACTTTGTGGACAAGCATAGGACGGAGCTAATTGAGCGCGTGACCAACATCCCTCCAATTCTGAACCTTCTGCTGAAAAAGAAGGTCATCCAGGATCCGGTCTATGAGGAAATCTGCGATACAAAGGGCAACCCGGAAAAGATGACCAAGATCTACAGGCAGGCTCTCAAGTCTGGCATTTGTGCCAAGGACATTTTCTTTGAAATCCTCAAGGATAAAGAGCCATTGCTCGTGGAGGACCTGGAGAAAAAAGCGTAG
- the pycard gene encoding apoptosis-associated speck-like protein containing a CARD isoform X2 produces the protein MPTKKDIVKDALEDLSKINFKKFCDALVDRRGDRKVAKNKVQDKDFMDVTNVLVSSFTEDETPAVVIELLKSIKCFDEAKNLEDLIAEHFPKSSASKATAATAAAGAAGETTCSSEEHFVDKHRTELIERVTNIPPILNLLLKKKVIQDPVYEEICDTKGNPEKMTKIYRQALKSGICAKDIFFEILKDKEPLLVEDLEKKA, from the exons atgccCACTAAAAAGGACATCGTGAAGGACGCGCTGGAAGACCTGTCCAAGATAAACTTCAAAAAGTTCTGTGATGCTCTGGTGGATCGCCGCGGTGACAGAAAGGTGGCGAAAAACAAAGTGCAGGATAAGGACTTCATGGACGTAACCAACGTGCTGGTGTCCTCTTTCACCGAGGACGAAACTCCAGCCGTGGTCATCGAATTGCTCAAGTCCATCAAATGCTTCGATGAGGCCAAAAATCTCG AGGACCTGATTGCCGAACATTTCCCAAAGTCATCTGCTAGCAAAG CAACCGCAGCAACCGCAGCAGCCGGCGCTGCGGGTGAGACTACATGCTCCAGCG AGGAGCACTTTGTGGACAAGCATAGGACGGAGCTAATTGAGCGCGTGACCAACATCCCTCCAATTCTGAACCTTCTGCTGAAAAAGAAGGTCATCCAGGATCCGGTCTATGAGGAAATCTGCGATACAAAGGGCAACCCGGAAAAGATGACCAAGATCTACAGGCAGGCTCTCAAGTCTGGCATTTGTGCCAAGGACATTTTCTTTGAAATCCTCAAGGATAAAGAGCCATTGCTCGTGGAGGACCTGGAGAAAAAAGCGTAG
- the pycard gene encoding apoptosis-associated speck-like protein containing a CARD isoform X3, giving the protein MPTKKDIVKDALEDLSKINFKKFCDALVDRRGDRKVAKNKVQDKDFMDVTNVLVSSFTEDETPAVVIELLKSIKCFDEAKNLGNLIAEHFPKSSASKATAATAAAGAAGETTCSSEEHFVDKHRTELIERVTNIPPILNLLLKKKVIQDPVYEEICDTKGNPEKMTKIYRQALKSGICAKDIFFEILKDKEPLLVEDLEKKA; this is encoded by the exons atgccCACTAAAAAGGACATCGTGAAGGACGCGCTGGAAGACCTGTCCAAGATAAACTTCAAAAAGTTCTGTGATGCTCTGGTGGATCGCCGCGGTGACAGAAAGGTGGCGAAAAACAAAGTGCAGGATAAGGACTTCATGGACGTAACCAACGTGCTGGTGTCCTCTTTCACCGAGGACGAAACTCCAGCCGTGGTCATCGAATTGCTCAAGTCCATCAAATGCTTCGATGAGGCCAAAAATCTCGGTA ACCTGATTGCCGAACATTTCCCAAAGTCATCTGCTAGCAAAG CAACCGCAGCAACCGCAGCAGCCGGCGCTGCGGGTGAGACTACATGCTCCAGCG AGGAGCACTTTGTGGACAAGCATAGGACGGAGCTAATTGAGCGCGTGACCAACATCCCTCCAATTCTGAACCTTCTGCTGAAAAAGAAGGTCATCCAGGATCCGGTCTATGAGGAAATCTGCGATACAAAGGGCAACCCGGAAAAGATGACCAAGATCTACAGGCAGGCTCTCAAGTCTGGCATTTGTGCCAAGGACATTTTCTTTGAAATCCTCAAGGATAAAGAGCCATTGCTCGTGGAGGACCTGGAGAAAAAAGCGTAG
- the LOC119135440 gene encoding potassium voltage-gated channel subfamily E member 2: MSDINATDLSSLLLSWLHQCLNRTTAQSPQSHANTSATFQGVFYILLVFGMFSFFSFAVMFRFIRSRKLEGSQDPYQEYIAQDWSRKRTPSTAAAARVSSSVVICNPATEVENQQ; the protein is encoded by the coding sequence ATGTCTGACATCAACGCCACCGATTTGAGTTCCCTGCTGCTGTCCTGGTTGCATCAATGCCTCAACAGAACCACTGCGCAATCTCCGCAGAGCCACGCCAACACGTCCGCCACATTCCAAGGAGTCTTCTACATCCTGCTGGTGTTTGGCATGTTCAGCTTCTTCTCCTTCGCGGTCATGTTTCGTTTCATCCGCTCCAGGAAACTGGAGGGCTCCCAGGACCCGTACCAGGAGTACATAGCCCAAGACTGGAGCCGGAAGCGAACGCCGTCTACGGCCGCCGCGGCTCGGGTGTCATCGTCGGTGGTCATCTGTAACCCGGCGACAGAGGTGGAAAATCAGCAGTGA
- the si:ch211-225p5.8 gene encoding sodium channel subunit beta-1, whose translation MRCPSGFCSMALAQIQRPFLIVVSLLACECLGGCAEVDSLTEAVRGQAFVLGCISCKKRAEVGAVATVDWHFRPQGQENFTHIFHYEHPSADVVDEAFRGRLDWLGTRGEDIQAATVAVRNVSYGDAGTYRCTFSRTLLLAGFRHHVSVEKEVELSVVDAANRELAAVVSEMVMYVLIVLLQLWLIVVVVYCYKKVSDDMDAREARRALKAHKELLDCDGVKLDEPK comes from the exons ATGAGGTGCCCCAGTGGATTTTGTTCAATGGCTCTGGCACAAATCCAGCGGCCTTTTCTTATAGTCGTCAGTCTGCTTG CGTGCGAGTGTCTGGGCGGCTGCGCCGAGGTGGACTCGTTGACGGAGGCCGTACGGGGCCAGGCCTTCGTGCTGGGTTGCATTTCCTGCAAGAAACGAGCAGAAGTGGGCGCCGTCGCCACCGTGGACTGGCACTTCAGACCTCAAGGACAGGAAAATTTCACGCAT ATCTTCCACTACGAGCACCCGAGTGCCGACGTAGTGGACGAAGCTTTCAGGGGACGTCTGGACTGGCTGGGCACCAGAGGCGAGGACATCCAGGCGGCCACCGTCGCCGTGCGCAACGTCAGCTACGGGGACGCCGGAACGTATCGCTGCACTTTCAGCCGAACGCTTCTGCTGGCGGGCTTTCGGCACCACGTCAGCGTGGAGAAGGAGGTGGAGCTCAGCGTGGTGGACGCCG CCAACCGGGAGCTGGCGGCGGTGGTGTCGGAGATGGTCATGTATGTGCTGATCGTGCTCCTGCAGTTGTGGCTCATCGTGGTGGTGGTCTactgctacaagaaggtgTCGGACGACATGGACGCCCGCGAGGCACGCAGAGCTCTCAAGGCTCACAAGGA ATTGCTGGACTGTGATGGCGTTAAGTTAGATGAACCTAAATAA
- the pycard gene encoding apoptosis-associated speck-like protein containing a CARD isoform X1 translates to MPTKKDIVKDALEDLSKINFKKFCDALVDRRGDRKVAKNKVQDKDFMDVTNVLVSSFTEDETPAVVIELLKSIKCFDEAKNLEDLIAEHFPKSSASKATAATAAAAAAAGAAGETTCSSEEHFVDKHRTELIERVTNIPPILNLLLKKKVIQDPVYEEICDTKGNPEKMTKIYRQALKSGICAKDIFFEILKDKEPLLVEDLEKKA, encoded by the exons atgccCACTAAAAAGGACATCGTGAAGGACGCGCTGGAAGACCTGTCCAAGATAAACTTCAAAAAGTTCTGTGATGCTCTGGTGGATCGCCGCGGTGACAGAAAGGTGGCGAAAAACAAAGTGCAGGATAAGGACTTCATGGACGTAACCAACGTGCTGGTGTCCTCTTTCACCGAGGACGAAACTCCAGCCGTGGTCATCGAATTGCTCAAGTCCATCAAATGCTTCGATGAGGCCAAAAATCTCG AGGACCTGATTGCCGAACATTTCCCAAAGTCATCTGCTAGCAAAG CAACCGCAGCAACCGCAGCAGCCG CCGCAGCAGCCGGCGCTGCGGGTGAGACTACATGCTCCAGCG AGGAGCACTTTGTGGACAAGCATAGGACGGAGCTAATTGAGCGCGTGACCAACATCCCTCCAATTCTGAACCTTCTGCTGAAAAAGAAGGTCATCCAGGATCCGGTCTATGAGGAAATCTGCGATACAAAGGGCAACCCGGAAAAGATGACCAAGATCTACAGGCAGGCTCTCAAGTCTGGCATTTGTGCCAAGGACATTTTCTTTGAAATCCTCAAGGATAAAGAGCCATTGCTCGTGGAGGACCTGGAGAAAAAAGCGTAG
- the pycard gene encoding apoptosis-associated speck-like protein containing a CARD isoform X8 has protein sequence MPTKKDIVKDALEDLSKINFKKFCDALVDRRGDRKVAKNKVQDKDFMDVTNVLVSSFTEDETPAVVIELLKSIKCFDEAKNLEEHFVDKHRTELIERVTNIPPILNLLLKKKVIQDPVYEEICDTKGNPEKMTKIYRQALKSGICAKDIFFEILKDKEPLLVEDLEKKA, from the exons atgccCACTAAAAAGGACATCGTGAAGGACGCGCTGGAAGACCTGTCCAAGATAAACTTCAAAAAGTTCTGTGATGCTCTGGTGGATCGCCGCGGTGACAGAAAGGTGGCGAAAAACAAAGTGCAGGATAAGGACTTCATGGACGTAACCAACGTGCTGGTGTCCTCTTTCACCGAGGACGAAACTCCAGCCGTGGTCATCGAATTGCTCAAGTCCATCAAATGCTTCGATGAGGCCAAAAATCTCG AGGAGCACTTTGTGGACAAGCATAGGACGGAGCTAATTGAGCGCGTGACCAACATCCCTCCAATTCTGAACCTTCTGCTGAAAAAGAAGGTCATCCAGGATCCGGTCTATGAGGAAATCTGCGATACAAAGGGCAACCCGGAAAAGATGACCAAGATCTACAGGCAGGCTCTCAAGTCTGGCATTTGTGCCAAGGACATTTTCTTTGAAATCCTCAAGGATAAAGAGCCATTGCTCGTGGAGGACCTGGAGAAAAAAGCGTAG
- the dnajc28 gene encoding dnaJ homolog subfamily C member 28 has translation MSSHLLVSCNSSRHGSLLLLHFGQSWWLRTFSTRARIGSTLRESYRLLQLPADESVSPERAKESYLRLAKLYHPDSGMPTADAALFTRVEEAYRSVLAHHSEARCREAVQDEDEDPSTGAAPQHRHYLSYEGVGSGTPSQRERQYRHFRADRAAEQVTDYRQREHERAAAAEGALVERDVRQRSRSIKITQAVERLVEDLIQESMARGDFRNLSGAGKPLNKFQRNPYADPMTHNLNRILLDNGYQPPWALTQRDIREAADRIRGRLLDGRVGLGEALGPTERLRWEELCAHAEEELAKVNKKVDSYNLIVPMLHMQMVHFSLAREVRRAEEAAGRRRVERLQRRKEERKRLNAAYIAAKSAGAKRGLLSWMQSWLK, from the coding sequence ATGAGTTCTCATCTGCTGGTGTCCTGCAACTCTTCCCGTCATGGATCTCTCCTTCTGCTTCACTTTGGCCAGTCCTGGTGGCTCCGAACCTTCAGCACCAGAGCCCGCATCGGCAGCACCCTTCGAGAGAGCTACCGGCTGCTGCAGCTTCCCGCAGACGAGTCTGTCAGCCCCGAGCGAGCGAAAGAGTCCTACTTGCGCCTGGCCAAGCTCTACCACCCGGACTCCGGCATGCCCACCGCTGATGCAGCCCTCTTTACTCGGGTGGAGGAGGCCTACCGCTCTGTGCTGGCTCACCACAGTGAGGCCCGGTGTCGAGAGGCGGTGCAGGATGAGGACGAGGACCCGTCCACCGGTGCGGCCCCTCAGCACAGACACTACCTCAGCTATGAGGGCGTGGGCTCTGGCACCCCCAGCCAACGCGAGCGCCAGTACCGCCATTTCCGTGCCGACAGGGCCGCGGAGCAAGTTACGGATTACCGGCAGAGGGAGCACGAgagagcggcggcggccgaAGGGGCGCTGGTGGAGCGGGATGTGCGGCAGCGCAGTAGGAGTATCAAAATCACTCAAgcggtggagcggctggtggAGGATCTAATCCAGGAGTCCATGGCCCGGGGGGACTTCCGCAATTTAAGTGGCGCCGGAAAGCCGCTCAACAAGTTCCAACGCAACCCCTACGCCGACCCCATGACGCACAACCTCAATCGCATCCTCTTGGACAACGGCTACCAGCCACCTTGGGCGCTCACGCAGCGGGACATCCGCGAGGCCGCCGATCGCATCCGTGGTCGGTTGCTGGACGGACGGGTCGGGCTGGGCGAAGCCCTCGGCCCGACAGAGCGCCTCCGCTGGGAGGAGCTGTGCGCTCACGCCGAGGAAGAGCTGGCCAAAGTCAACAAGAAGGTGGACAGCTACAACCTGATTGTTCCAATGCTCCACATGCAAATGGTACATTTCAGCCTGGCGCGCGAGGTGCGGCGCGCAGAGGAGGCGGCCGGACGGCGCCGAGTTGAACGACTgcagaggaggaaggaggagagGAAGCGGCTCAATGCCGCCTATATCGCTGCCAAGTCTGCAGGCGCCAAGCGAGGACTGCTGTCGTGGATGCAGAGTTGGCTCAAATGA